From a region of the Osmia lignaria lignaria isolate PbOS001 chromosome 1, iyOsmLign1, whole genome shotgun sequence genome:
- the Rh50 gene encoding rhesus blood group-associated glycoprotein Rh50 isoform X2, with translation MGMFSTIQKQQICLLFFVQVVLIVLMGTLMTYGPEANANLLKNLTGNHGKGHVKKANSESLQVYPNVHVMIWIGFGFLMTFLRRYGQSAIGLTFLLGAILVQVAMICQGVVHLEKNNKAYLSLQRFSSDYLPVNNANIDQPRATTFSLLSADIAVATPLISMGALLGKTTYIQLVFMGILELIMFTVNKYVGEHLLMAVDAGDSMFVHAFGAYFGMAVSFVFGMKDKPKEHHLEGPSYNSDIFAMIGTVFLWLFWPSFNSATLEGDDQQRAIINTLLSICSSCVIAYATSALVSKDSKFNMVHIQNSTLAGGVAVGTAAGMMCQPVGALVVGALAGVLSVLGYKYLTPLIQKRLRIHDTCGVHNLHGMPGVLGGLFGALMAGLATEASYDYSLYEIFPARAPNSETKLAEMRDNYGALSPGQNRTAGQQAAYQLLVLVITLGIAIVSGLVTGLIMRISVCGSISEEQKFDDEVHWELEEESSHESNIKDGNGCDGDQLPMGHI, from the exons atg GGAATGTTCTCGACGATACAAAAGCAACAAATATGCCTGCTGTTCTTCGTCCAAGTCGTCCTAATTGTGCTAATGGGAACGTTGATGACATACGGGCCGGAGGCGAACGCTAATTTACTAAAAAATCTCACAG GTAACCATGGCAAGGGACACGTCAAGAAGGCGAACAGCGAATCGTTGCAAGTTTATCCGA ATGTCCATGTGATGATCTGGATCGGATTCGGCTTCCTCATGACCTTCCTAAGAAGGTACGGACAGAGTGCTATTGGACTGACTTTTCTACTGGGTGCTATTTTGGTGCAAGTTGCCATGATCTGCCAAGGTGTGGTGCATTTGGAGAAGAATAACAAGGCTTATTTGTCTTTGCAAAG GTTTTCGAGCGACTACCTGCCGGTTAATAACGCGAATATCGATCAACCACGTGCAACCACTTTCAGCCTTCTAAGCGCAGACATTGCAGTGGCCACCCCGTTGATATCCATGGGTGCTCTACTCGGTAAGACGACCTACATTCAGCTCGTGTTCATGGGTATCCTCGAGCTGATCATGTTCACCGTGAACAAGTACGTGGGCGAGCATCTGCTCATG GCTGTTGATGCAGGTGACAGTATGTTTGTTCATGCATTTGGAGCGTATTTTGGCATGGCTGTTAGTTTTGTATTTGGAATGAAGGATAAACCGAAGGAACACCACCTTGAAGGACCATCCTATAATTCTGATATATTTGCAATGATTG GTACGGTGTTCTTGTGGCTGTTCTGGCCGTCTTTCAACAGCGCTACCCTCGAAGGAGACGATCAGCAAAGGGCCATTATAAACACCCTTCTCTCGATCTGTTCGAGCTGTGTGATCGCGTACGCGACCTCCGCCCTGGTCTCGAAGGACAGCAAATTCAACATGGTCCACATACAGAATTCGACGTTGGCCGGTGGCGTAGCCGTCGGCACCGCTGCAG GCATGATGTGTCAACCGGTGGGTGCTTTAGTCGTTGGAGCCCTGGCAGGAGTACTCAGCGTGCTTGGATACAAATATTTGACG CCGCTGATACAAAAGCGCCTTCGTATCCACGACACGTGTGGTGTCCATAATCTTCACGGTATGCCTGGGGTGCTTGGAGGTCTGTTCGGTGCTCTGATGGCTGGTTTAGCCACAGAAGCCTCTTATGATTATTCGCTTTACGAG ATCTTCCCTGCACGAGCACCGAACTCGGAAACAAAGCTGGCTGAAATGAGGGACAATTACGGTGCGTTGTCACCTGGACAGAACAGGACAGCAGGACAGCAAGCAGCTTATCAATTATTAGTACTAGTGATTACTTTGGGAATCGCTATTGTTTCAGGATTGGTAACag GTTTAATCATGCGCATATCGGTCTGCGGCTCAATATCAGAGGAACAGAAGTTCGACGACGAAGTACATTGGGAATTAGAAGAAGAATCTTCGCACGAGTCCAATATAAAAGATGGAAACGGCTGCGATGGAGATCAATTACCCATGGGTCACATTTGA
- the Rh50 gene encoding rhesus blood group-associated glycoprotein Rh50 isoform X1 has protein sequence MGMFSTIQKQQICLLFFVQVVLIVLMGTLMTYGPEANANLLKNLTGNHGKGHVKKANSESLQVYPMYQDVHVMIWIGFGFLMTFLRRYGQSAIGLTFLLGAILVQVAMICQGVVHLEKNNKAYLSLQRFSSDYLPVNNANIDQPRATTFSLLSADIAVATPLISMGALLGKTTYIQLVFMGILELIMFTVNKYVGEHLLMAVDAGDSMFVHAFGAYFGMAVSFVFGMKDKPKEHHLEGPSYNSDIFAMIGTVFLWLFWPSFNSATLEGDDQQRAIINTLLSICSSCVIAYATSALVSKDSKFNMVHIQNSTLAGGVAVGTAAGMMCQPVGALVVGALAGVLSVLGYKYLTPLIQKRLRIHDTCGVHNLHGMPGVLGGLFGALMAGLATEASYDYSLYEIFPARAPNSETKLAEMRDNYGALSPGQNRTAGQQAAYQLLVLVITLGIAIVSGLVTGLIMRISVCGSISEEQKFDDEVHWELEEESSHESNIKDGNGCDGDQLPMGHI, from the exons atg GGAATGTTCTCGACGATACAAAAGCAACAAATATGCCTGCTGTTCTTCGTCCAAGTCGTCCTAATTGTGCTAATGGGAACGTTGATGACATACGGGCCGGAGGCGAACGCTAATTTACTAAAAAATCTCACAG GTAACCATGGCAAGGGACACGTCAAGAAGGCGAACAGCGAATCGTTGCAAGTTTATCCGA TGTATCAAGATGTCCATGTGATGATCTGGATCGGATTCGGCTTCCTCATGACCTTCCTAAGAAGGTACGGACAGAGTGCTATTGGACTGACTTTTCTACTGGGTGCTATTTTGGTGCAAGTTGCCATGATCTGCCAAGGTGTGGTGCATTTGGAGAAGAATAACAAGGCTTATTTGTCTTTGCAAAG GTTTTCGAGCGACTACCTGCCGGTTAATAACGCGAATATCGATCAACCACGTGCAACCACTTTCAGCCTTCTAAGCGCAGACATTGCAGTGGCCACCCCGTTGATATCCATGGGTGCTCTACTCGGTAAGACGACCTACATTCAGCTCGTGTTCATGGGTATCCTCGAGCTGATCATGTTCACCGTGAACAAGTACGTGGGCGAGCATCTGCTCATG GCTGTTGATGCAGGTGACAGTATGTTTGTTCATGCATTTGGAGCGTATTTTGGCATGGCTGTTAGTTTTGTATTTGGAATGAAGGATAAACCGAAGGAACACCACCTTGAAGGACCATCCTATAATTCTGATATATTTGCAATGATTG GTACGGTGTTCTTGTGGCTGTTCTGGCCGTCTTTCAACAGCGCTACCCTCGAAGGAGACGATCAGCAAAGGGCCATTATAAACACCCTTCTCTCGATCTGTTCGAGCTGTGTGATCGCGTACGCGACCTCCGCCCTGGTCTCGAAGGACAGCAAATTCAACATGGTCCACATACAGAATTCGACGTTGGCCGGTGGCGTAGCCGTCGGCACCGCTGCAG GCATGATGTGTCAACCGGTGGGTGCTTTAGTCGTTGGAGCCCTGGCAGGAGTACTCAGCGTGCTTGGATACAAATATTTGACG CCGCTGATACAAAAGCGCCTTCGTATCCACGACACGTGTGGTGTCCATAATCTTCACGGTATGCCTGGGGTGCTTGGAGGTCTGTTCGGTGCTCTGATGGCTGGTTTAGCCACAGAAGCCTCTTATGATTATTCGCTTTACGAG ATCTTCCCTGCACGAGCACCGAACTCGGAAACAAAGCTGGCTGAAATGAGGGACAATTACGGTGCGTTGTCACCTGGACAGAACAGGACAGCAGGACAGCAAGCAGCTTATCAATTATTAGTACTAGTGATTACTTTGGGAATCGCTATTGTTTCAGGATTGGTAACag GTTTAATCATGCGCATATCGGTCTGCGGCTCAATATCAGAGGAACAGAAGTTCGACGACGAAGTACATTGGGAATTAGAAGAAGAATCTTCGCACGAGTCCAATATAAAAGATGGAAACGGCTGCGATGGAGATCAATTACCCATGGGTCACATTTGA
- the Rh50 gene encoding rhesus blood group-associated glycoprotein Rh50 isoform X4: MGMFSTIQKQQICLLFFVQVVLIVLMGTLMTYGPEANANLLKNLTGNHGKGHVKKANSESLQVYPMYQDVHVMIWIGFGFLMTFLRRYGQSAIGLTFLLGAILVQVAMICQGVVHLEKNNKAYLSLQSLLSADIAVATPLISMGALLGKTTYIQLVFMGILELIMFTVNKYVGEHLLMAVDAGDSMFVHAFGAYFGMAVSFVFGMKDKPKEHHLEGPSYNSDIFAMIGTVFLWLFWPSFNSATLEGDDQQRAIINTLLSICSSCVIAYATSALVSKDSKFNMVHIQNSTLAGGVAVGTAAGMMCQPVGALVVGALAGVLSVLGYKYLTPLIQKRLRIHDTCGVHNLHGMPGVLGGLFGALMAGLATEASYDYSLYEIFPARAPNSETKLAEMRDNYGALSPGQNRTAGQQAAYQLLVLVITLGIAIVSGLVTGLIMRISVCGSISEEQKFDDEVHWELEEESSHESNIKDGNGCDGDQLPMGHI, encoded by the exons atg GGAATGTTCTCGACGATACAAAAGCAACAAATATGCCTGCTGTTCTTCGTCCAAGTCGTCCTAATTGTGCTAATGGGAACGTTGATGACATACGGGCCGGAGGCGAACGCTAATTTACTAAAAAATCTCACAG GTAACCATGGCAAGGGACACGTCAAGAAGGCGAACAGCGAATCGTTGCAAGTTTATCCGA TGTATCAAGATGTCCATGTGATGATCTGGATCGGATTCGGCTTCCTCATGACCTTCCTAAGAAGGTACGGACAGAGTGCTATTGGACTGACTTTTCTACTGGGTGCTATTTTGGTGCAAGTTGCCATGATCTGCCAAGGTGTGGTGCATTTGGAGAAGAATAACAAGGCTTATTTGTCTTTGCAAAG CCTTCTAAGCGCAGACATTGCAGTGGCCACCCCGTTGATATCCATGGGTGCTCTACTCGGTAAGACGACCTACATTCAGCTCGTGTTCATGGGTATCCTCGAGCTGATCATGTTCACCGTGAACAAGTACGTGGGCGAGCATCTGCTCATG GCTGTTGATGCAGGTGACAGTATGTTTGTTCATGCATTTGGAGCGTATTTTGGCATGGCTGTTAGTTTTGTATTTGGAATGAAGGATAAACCGAAGGAACACCACCTTGAAGGACCATCCTATAATTCTGATATATTTGCAATGATTG GTACGGTGTTCTTGTGGCTGTTCTGGCCGTCTTTCAACAGCGCTACCCTCGAAGGAGACGATCAGCAAAGGGCCATTATAAACACCCTTCTCTCGATCTGTTCGAGCTGTGTGATCGCGTACGCGACCTCCGCCCTGGTCTCGAAGGACAGCAAATTCAACATGGTCCACATACAGAATTCGACGTTGGCCGGTGGCGTAGCCGTCGGCACCGCTGCAG GCATGATGTGTCAACCGGTGGGTGCTTTAGTCGTTGGAGCCCTGGCAGGAGTACTCAGCGTGCTTGGATACAAATATTTGACG CCGCTGATACAAAAGCGCCTTCGTATCCACGACACGTGTGGTGTCCATAATCTTCACGGTATGCCTGGGGTGCTTGGAGGTCTGTTCGGTGCTCTGATGGCTGGTTTAGCCACAGAAGCCTCTTATGATTATTCGCTTTACGAG ATCTTCCCTGCACGAGCACCGAACTCGGAAACAAAGCTGGCTGAAATGAGGGACAATTACGGTGCGTTGTCACCTGGACAGAACAGGACAGCAGGACAGCAAGCAGCTTATCAATTATTAGTACTAGTGATTACTTTGGGAATCGCTATTGTTTCAGGATTGGTAACag GTTTAATCATGCGCATATCGGTCTGCGGCTCAATATCAGAGGAACAGAAGTTCGACGACGAAGTACATTGGGAATTAGAAGAAGAATCTTCGCACGAGTCCAATATAAAAGATGGAAACGGCTGCGATGGAGATCAATTACCCATGGGTCACATTTGA
- the Rh50 gene encoding rhesus blood group-associated glycoprotein Rh50 isoform X3 yields MTRNNVSHAIVLLFIEGFLLCGFLATFDYAPEANAGNSQNSFSPHLNGKPSSLPVTYTLYQDVHVMIWIGFGFLMTFLRRYGQSAIGLTFLLGAILVQVAMICQGVVHLEKNNKAYLSLQRFSSDYLPVNNANIDQPRATTFSLLSADIAVATPLISMGALLGKTTYIQLVFMGILELIMFTVNKYVGEHLLMAVDAGDSMFVHAFGAYFGMAVSFVFGMKDKPKEHHLEGPSYNSDIFAMIGTVFLWLFWPSFNSATLEGDDQQRAIINTLLSICSSCVIAYATSALVSKDSKFNMVHIQNSTLAGGVAVGTAAGMMCQPVGALVVGALAGVLSVLGYKYLTPLIQKRLRIHDTCGVHNLHGMPGVLGGLFGALMAGLATEASYDYSLYEIFPARAPNSETKLAEMRDNYGALSPGQNRTAGQQAAYQLLVLVITLGIAIVSGLVTGLIMRISVCGSISEEQKFDDEVHWELEEESSHESNIKDGNGCDGDQLPMGHI; encoded by the exons ATGACGAGGAACAACGTATCGCATGCGATCGTACTCCTCTTTATCGAGGGCTTCCTCCTCTGTGGTTTTTTGGCCACGTTTGATTACGCCCCCGAGGCGAACGCTGGTAACAGTCAGAACAGCTTCTCGCCTCATCTAAATGGAAAACCGAGTTCTTTGCCGGTCACGTACACAC TGTATCAAGATGTCCATGTGATGATCTGGATCGGATTCGGCTTCCTCATGACCTTCCTAAGAAGGTACGGACAGAGTGCTATTGGACTGACTTTTCTACTGGGTGCTATTTTGGTGCAAGTTGCCATGATCTGCCAAGGTGTGGTGCATTTGGAGAAGAATAACAAGGCTTATTTGTCTTTGCAAAG GTTTTCGAGCGACTACCTGCCGGTTAATAACGCGAATATCGATCAACCACGTGCAACCACTTTCAGCCTTCTAAGCGCAGACATTGCAGTGGCCACCCCGTTGATATCCATGGGTGCTCTACTCGGTAAGACGACCTACATTCAGCTCGTGTTCATGGGTATCCTCGAGCTGATCATGTTCACCGTGAACAAGTACGTGGGCGAGCATCTGCTCATG GCTGTTGATGCAGGTGACAGTATGTTTGTTCATGCATTTGGAGCGTATTTTGGCATGGCTGTTAGTTTTGTATTTGGAATGAAGGATAAACCGAAGGAACACCACCTTGAAGGACCATCCTATAATTCTGATATATTTGCAATGATTG GTACGGTGTTCTTGTGGCTGTTCTGGCCGTCTTTCAACAGCGCTACCCTCGAAGGAGACGATCAGCAAAGGGCCATTATAAACACCCTTCTCTCGATCTGTTCGAGCTGTGTGATCGCGTACGCGACCTCCGCCCTGGTCTCGAAGGACAGCAAATTCAACATGGTCCACATACAGAATTCGACGTTGGCCGGTGGCGTAGCCGTCGGCACCGCTGCAG GCATGATGTGTCAACCGGTGGGTGCTTTAGTCGTTGGAGCCCTGGCAGGAGTACTCAGCGTGCTTGGATACAAATATTTGACG CCGCTGATACAAAAGCGCCTTCGTATCCACGACACGTGTGGTGTCCATAATCTTCACGGTATGCCTGGGGTGCTTGGAGGTCTGTTCGGTGCTCTGATGGCTGGTTTAGCCACAGAAGCCTCTTATGATTATTCGCTTTACGAG ATCTTCCCTGCACGAGCACCGAACTCGGAAACAAAGCTGGCTGAAATGAGGGACAATTACGGTGCGTTGTCACCTGGACAGAACAGGACAGCAGGACAGCAAGCAGCTTATCAATTATTAGTACTAGTGATTACTTTGGGAATCGCTATTGTTTCAGGATTGGTAACag GTTTAATCATGCGCATATCGGTCTGCGGCTCAATATCAGAGGAACAGAAGTTCGACGACGAAGTACATTGGGAATTAGAAGAAGAATCTTCGCACGAGTCCAATATAAAAGATGGAAACGGCTGCGATGGAGATCAATTACCCATGGGTCACATTTGA
- the Rh50 gene encoding rhesus blood group-associated glycoprotein Rh50 isoform X5, whose translation MTRNNVSHAIVLLFIEGFLLCGFLATFDYAPEANAGNSQNSFSPHLNGKPSSLPVTYTLYQDVHVMIWIGFGFLMTFLRRYGQSAIGLTFLLGAILVQVAMICQGVVHLEKNNKAYLSLQSLLSADIAVATPLISMGALLGKTTYIQLVFMGILELIMFTVNKYVGEHLLMAVDAGDSMFVHAFGAYFGMAVSFVFGMKDKPKEHHLEGPSYNSDIFAMIGTVFLWLFWPSFNSATLEGDDQQRAIINTLLSICSSCVIAYATSALVSKDSKFNMVHIQNSTLAGGVAVGTAAGMMCQPVGALVVGALAGVLSVLGYKYLTPLIQKRLRIHDTCGVHNLHGMPGVLGGLFGALMAGLATEASYDYSLYEIFPARAPNSETKLAEMRDNYGALSPGQNRTAGQQAAYQLLVLVITLGIAIVSGLVTGLIMRISVCGSISEEQKFDDEVHWELEEESSHESNIKDGNGCDGDQLPMGHI comes from the exons ATGACGAGGAACAACGTATCGCATGCGATCGTACTCCTCTTTATCGAGGGCTTCCTCCTCTGTGGTTTTTTGGCCACGTTTGATTACGCCCCCGAGGCGAACGCTGGTAACAGTCAGAACAGCTTCTCGCCTCATCTAAATGGAAAACCGAGTTCTTTGCCGGTCACGTACACAC TGTATCAAGATGTCCATGTGATGATCTGGATCGGATTCGGCTTCCTCATGACCTTCCTAAGAAGGTACGGACAGAGTGCTATTGGACTGACTTTTCTACTGGGTGCTATTTTGGTGCAAGTTGCCATGATCTGCCAAGGTGTGGTGCATTTGGAGAAGAATAACAAGGCTTATTTGTCTTTGCAAAG CCTTCTAAGCGCAGACATTGCAGTGGCCACCCCGTTGATATCCATGGGTGCTCTACTCGGTAAGACGACCTACATTCAGCTCGTGTTCATGGGTATCCTCGAGCTGATCATGTTCACCGTGAACAAGTACGTGGGCGAGCATCTGCTCATG GCTGTTGATGCAGGTGACAGTATGTTTGTTCATGCATTTGGAGCGTATTTTGGCATGGCTGTTAGTTTTGTATTTGGAATGAAGGATAAACCGAAGGAACACCACCTTGAAGGACCATCCTATAATTCTGATATATTTGCAATGATTG GTACGGTGTTCTTGTGGCTGTTCTGGCCGTCTTTCAACAGCGCTACCCTCGAAGGAGACGATCAGCAAAGGGCCATTATAAACACCCTTCTCTCGATCTGTTCGAGCTGTGTGATCGCGTACGCGACCTCCGCCCTGGTCTCGAAGGACAGCAAATTCAACATGGTCCACATACAGAATTCGACGTTGGCCGGTGGCGTAGCCGTCGGCACCGCTGCAG GCATGATGTGTCAACCGGTGGGTGCTTTAGTCGTTGGAGCCCTGGCAGGAGTACTCAGCGTGCTTGGATACAAATATTTGACG CCGCTGATACAAAAGCGCCTTCGTATCCACGACACGTGTGGTGTCCATAATCTTCACGGTATGCCTGGGGTGCTTGGAGGTCTGTTCGGTGCTCTGATGGCTGGTTTAGCCACAGAAGCCTCTTATGATTATTCGCTTTACGAG ATCTTCCCTGCACGAGCACCGAACTCGGAAACAAAGCTGGCTGAAATGAGGGACAATTACGGTGCGTTGTCACCTGGACAGAACAGGACAGCAGGACAGCAAGCAGCTTATCAATTATTAGTACTAGTGATTACTTTGGGAATCGCTATTGTTTCAGGATTGGTAACag GTTTAATCATGCGCATATCGGTCTGCGGCTCAATATCAGAGGAACAGAAGTTCGACGACGAAGTACATTGGGAATTAGAAGAAGAATCTTCGCACGAGTCCAATATAAAAGATGGAAACGGCTGCGATGGAGATCAATTACCCATGGGTCACATTTGA